Proteins from one Microbacterium faecale genomic window:
- a CDS encoding MurR/RpiR family transcriptional regulator, giving the protein MTTSLHEDMTLRERVEAMWQNLSPTEQRIAEALLRCPPEKLVFSTAADLAQLSSTSDASVIRMSRRLGYSGLPGLKREAGAALTRESDPRSRLERRIAELGPDLNAALTGVITDARERLDETELSQDMAQLGAAVALISKASEVVSYGVGGSELAARHLSLKLNRLGHRSRHVGTTGFRLADDLLSLQASDVVVLYVPGRMLRDAEVLIERARAVGASCIAVSERDLAERLSSTVDVALIAPQSAGGSTAEALTALIVTDVLLLGVAALDEPRALYTSDLLSTLRQRLMGDASH; this is encoded by the coding sequence ATGACTACGAGTCTCCACGAAGACATGACCTTACGCGAACGCGTCGAGGCGATGTGGCAGAACCTGTCGCCGACAGAACAGCGAATCGCCGAGGCCCTGCTTCGTTGCCCGCCGGAAAAGCTCGTCTTCTCGACGGCTGCCGATCTGGCGCAGCTCTCCAGCACCAGCGACGCTTCCGTGATCCGGATGTCGCGTCGCCTCGGATACAGCGGGCTCCCTGGCCTCAAACGCGAAGCGGGTGCCGCGCTGACCCGCGAGTCCGACCCTCGCAGCAGGCTCGAGCGCCGCATCGCGGAGCTCGGACCCGATCTGAACGCGGCGCTGACCGGTGTCATCACCGACGCCCGTGAACGCCTCGACGAGACCGAGCTGAGCCAGGACATGGCACAGCTCGGGGCCGCCGTCGCGCTGATCTCGAAGGCGTCCGAGGTGGTCAGTTACGGTGTCGGCGGATCCGAGCTCGCGGCACGTCACCTCAGCCTGAAGCTGAATCGCCTCGGACACCGCTCGCGACACGTCGGCACGACGGGGTTCCGCCTCGCCGACGACCTCCTCAGTCTGCAGGCATCAGATGTCGTCGTTCTATACGTTCCGGGGCGAATGCTTCGGGATGCCGAGGTACTCATCGAACGCGCGCGAGCTGTCGGCGCATCGTGCATCGCCGTCTCGGAGCGCGACCTTGCCGAACGCCTCAGCAGCACCGTCGACGTCGCACTGATCGCCCCGCAGTCTGCGGGGGGCTCGACTGCGGAGGCCCTCACGGCATTGATCGTCACGGACGTCCTCCTGCTCGGCGTCGCTGCGTTGGACGAGCCCCGCGCGCTCTACACATCAGACCTGCTGTCGACGTTGCGCCAGCGACTGATGGGCGACGCGTCCCACTGA
- a CDS encoding LLM class flavin-dependent oxidoreductase: MEIGAYSFGDTQFDDNGEQVDTAGAIRNLHEAIVHADTVGLDYFGVGEHHTMSMPASSPGAVIAAAAGATKQIILGSGASIISTDDPVRVYQQFAIADAVSGGGRVEITAGRGSSVETFPLFGYDLAEYDEYYANKLDLLMALNDSPTAEVTWRGEHRPEIPGLAVVPRPVNGRLPIWLATGGNAGSSARAGKLGLPISYGIIGGAPHRFAPLAELYRRSAATAGHTRDDIKISVAALGLVAPTKKEALDRMYPGWHALNVEMGRLRGWPAPDKQAFLAQADAPGAYYVGDPDEVAERIVHLHGYMGHMRHFLQMDIGGLPQEHLIESITLLATEVTPRVQRLLAAK, encoded by the coding sequence ATGGAAATCGGCGCCTACAGCTTCGGTGACACGCAATTCGACGACAACGGCGAACAGGTCGACACCGCGGGAGCCATCCGCAACCTGCATGAAGCCATCGTCCACGCCGACACGGTCGGTCTCGACTACTTCGGCGTCGGCGAGCACCACACGATGAGTATGCCGGCGTCCTCGCCGGGTGCCGTCATCGCCGCCGCCGCGGGCGCCACGAAGCAGATCATTCTCGGCAGCGGCGCGAGCATCATCAGCACCGACGACCCGGTGCGGGTTTATCAGCAGTTCGCGATCGCCGATGCGGTGTCCGGGGGAGGACGCGTCGAGATCACTGCCGGCCGCGGATCCTCGGTCGAGACCTTCCCGCTGTTCGGCTACGACCTGGCCGAATACGACGAGTACTACGCCAACAAGCTCGACCTGCTGATGGCGCTGAACGACAGCCCGACCGCCGAGGTCACCTGGCGGGGTGAGCACCGCCCTGAGATCCCCGGACTGGCTGTCGTGCCGCGGCCGGTGAACGGTCGTCTGCCGATCTGGTTGGCGACCGGCGGCAACGCCGGATCCTCCGCCCGTGCCGGAAAGCTGGGCCTGCCGATCTCGTACGGCATCATCGGCGGCGCGCCCCACCGCTTCGCTCCGCTGGCCGAGCTGTATCGTCGTTCCGCCGCGACCGCTGGCCACACGAGAGACGACATCAAGATCTCCGTCGCCGCGCTGGGGCTGGTCGCCCCGACGAAGAAGGAAGCGCTCGACCGGATGTACCCAGGATGGCATGCACTCAACGTCGAGATGGGCCGCCTGCGCGGGTGGCCAGCCCCCGACAAGCAGGCCTTCCTCGCGCAGGCCGATGCCCCGGGTGCGTACTACGTCGGCGACCCCGACGAGGTCGCGGAGCGCATCGTCCACCTGCACGGATACATGGGCCACATGCGCCACTTCCTGCAGATGGACATCGGCGGCTTGCCGCAGGAGCACCTGATCGAATCGATCACCCTCCTCGCGACCGAGGTCACGCCGCGGGTGCAGCGCCTTCTCGCCGCGAAGTGA
- a CDS encoding acyl-CoA thioesterase, giving the protein MRLHIPIHRRWGDQDALGHVNNVSMMKLLEEARLRAFWRTGEADDGPMAVFGEDTVATDGEIMTLIARQEIEYLLPTPYAKEPLDIQLWIGRIGGSSVEICYEVMSPKTDADRVSYARATTLVVLVDTKTGRPTRMPDHMREAWTPYLEDPIAHRR; this is encoded by the coding sequence ATGCGCTTGCACATTCCGATCCATCGCCGGTGGGGCGACCAGGACGCCCTCGGCCACGTCAACAACGTCAGCATGATGAAGCTGCTCGAGGAGGCGCGGCTGCGCGCCTTCTGGCGCACGGGTGAGGCCGACGACGGCCCGATGGCCGTGTTCGGCGAGGACACCGTCGCGACCGATGGCGAGATCATGACGCTCATCGCGCGGCAGGAGATCGAGTATCTGCTGCCGACGCCCTATGCCAAGGAGCCGCTGGACATCCAGCTCTGGATCGGGCGGATTGGCGGATCCAGCGTCGAGATCTGTTACGAGGTCATGAGCCCGAAAACCGACGCGGATCGGGTCAGCTACGCCCGCGCGACGACGCTCGTCGTGCTCGTCGACACCAAGACGGGGCGCCCGACGCGGATGCCGGATCACATGCGCGAGGCGTGGACACCGTACCTCGAGGATCCGATCGCGCACCGCCGGTGA
- a CDS encoding C45 family autoproteolytic acyltransferase/hydolase, protein MNNLSLPVVELRGSAVERGQQYGEAAKERIHTSLEHYENAVGEATGLTWSQVLQRAEQWVETCRGYAPDLMEEIEGVADGAGVEMLDVLTLNARGEIIYDTSFGKSTEGEETVLDGCSSFSMTHGASGDGHVYAGQNWDWLHGSSETLMVLRIVQDPKPTIVMQVEAGQIGRQGANSAGLALNANGLGGRFDESVGVPQAFIRRRVLDSAGLLEAVRVLNHAPQHIASNALITHHDHFSIDLETTPGANGWMYPDDGLLVHGNHYQAFVPEQLAARYRPASVDSLFRVPRLRERLLACRDAADSAEVRRRVHAAVSDHLGYPKSVCAHPDPTEGPHEQVSTLLSSLVDLTTGEYMLAPGMPCENDYELVPWNVFDGPGPDGPRRGGARSM, encoded by the coding sequence ATGAATAATCTCAGTCTTCCAGTTGTGGAGCTACGTGGTTCCGCCGTCGAGCGAGGCCAGCAGTACGGCGAAGCAGCGAAAGAGCGCATTCACACTTCGTTGGAACACTACGAGAATGCTGTGGGCGAGGCGACGGGGCTGACGTGGAGCCAGGTGCTCCAGCGCGCCGAGCAGTGGGTCGAGACGTGCCGTGGATATGCGCCGGACCTCATGGAGGAGATCGAAGGCGTCGCCGACGGTGCAGGCGTGGAAATGCTCGACGTGCTCACGCTCAACGCGCGCGGCGAGATCATCTACGACACCTCCTTCGGGAAGTCCACCGAGGGGGAGGAAACGGTTCTGGACGGCTGTTCGTCCTTCTCGATGACCCACGGCGCGAGCGGCGACGGCCACGTGTATGCGGGGCAGAACTGGGATTGGCTGCATGGCTCGAGCGAGACGCTCATGGTGCTCAGGATCGTCCAGGATCCGAAACCGACGATCGTGATGCAGGTCGAGGCCGGACAGATTGGCCGACAGGGCGCGAACTCCGCGGGCCTGGCGCTCAACGCCAACGGGCTCGGCGGTCGGTTCGACGAGTCGGTGGGCGTCCCGCAGGCCTTTATCCGGCGACGCGTGCTCGATTCGGCCGGACTGCTGGAGGCCGTGCGGGTCCTCAACCACGCGCCACAGCACATCGCGAGCAACGCACTGATCACCCACCACGATCACTTCTCGATCGACCTCGAGACGACCCCCGGTGCGAATGGATGGATGTACCCGGACGACGGGCTCCTGGTGCACGGCAACCATTACCAGGCGTTCGTTCCAGAGCAGCTCGCCGCGCGGTATCGCCCCGCCTCAGTCGACTCGCTCTTCCGCGTCCCGCGCCTCCGTGAGCGCCTGCTCGCCTGTCGGGACGCGGCGGACTCGGCAGAAGTCCGCCGACGCGTCCATGCGGCAGTCTCCGACCACCTCGGCTATCCCAAATCCGTGTGCGCTCATCCGGATCCGACAGAGGGCCCGCACGAGCAGGTGTCAACGCTGCTCTCGAGCCTTGTGGACCTGACCACAGGGGAATACATGCTCGCGCCAGGGATGCCCTGTGAGAACGACTACGAGCTCGTGCCGTGGAACGTATTCGACGGCCCCGGCCCCGATGGACCGCGCCGTGGAGGTGCACGTTCCATGTAG
- a CDS encoding NUDIX hydrolase — translation MTSDPTTGGVRLSATILIVRDDPLEVLTVRRHAHATFASAIVFPGGVVDEADRSEEWLPLVSGADDLGPNERAIRIAGIRETYEETSLLLAHLPDGGHVAQPAAPHPTFRETVRASGGTLALDDIRPFGHWITPEGPPKRFDTRFLLARAPRNQTAVADGVETVDIEWARPSALIERAQAGERAIMLPTYANLLRLAESEDADEAFRKAAGITPYPVIAWQETLPDGTRVHVIPAEAAYGFTEFPA, via the coding sequence ATGACGAGTGATCCCACGACCGGCGGCGTGCGCCTGTCCGCGACGATCCTGATCGTGCGCGACGACCCCCTCGAGGTCCTCACCGTGCGGCGGCACGCCCACGCGACCTTCGCCTCGGCGATCGTGTTCCCCGGCGGTGTCGTCGACGAAGCCGATCGCAGCGAGGAATGGCTGCCGCTGGTCAGCGGCGCGGACGACCTCGGTCCGAACGAGCGCGCGATCCGTATCGCCGGCATCCGCGAGACCTACGAAGAGACGAGCCTGCTGCTGGCGCACCTGCCCGACGGCGGCCACGTCGCTCAACCCGCCGCGCCCCACCCGACGTTCCGCGAGACCGTGCGAGCGTCCGGCGGCACGCTCGCGCTCGACGACATCCGCCCGTTCGGGCACTGGATCACGCCCGAGGGCCCACCGAAAAGATTCGACACGCGCTTCCTGCTCGCCCGAGCGCCACGGAACCAGACCGCTGTCGCCGACGGCGTCGAGACCGTCGACATCGAATGGGCCCGCCCTTCCGCGCTCATCGAGCGGGCACAGGCGGGCGAACGCGCAATCATGCTCCCCACCTACGCGAACCTCCTCCGCCTCGCCGAGAGCGAGGACGCCGATGAAGCGTTCCGCAAGGCCGCCGGCATCACGCCGTATCCCGTGATCGCGTGGCAGGAGACGCTCCCCGACGGAACGCGGGTGCACGTCATCCCCGCCGAGGCGGCGTACGGGTTCACCGAGTTCCCGGCGTGA
- a CDS encoding MBL fold metallo-hydrolase, with translation MTTRVSEHVRVVLAPNPGPMSLEGTNTYLLGADDRLVVVDPGPDMLEHVDAVAGAGRVELILITHHHADHTEASAALHARTGAPVRAADAAFCHGGEPLVDGEIVEAGGAAIRVLATPGHTADSVSFVVDGEDVVLTGDTVLGRGTTVLIHGDGSLADYLDSLDRLSALGSVRGLPGHGSVLPDLAATCAGLRAHRLERLEQVRAAAAKLGSSASVASVTDAVYGHTDPAVRFAAEESVATQLEYLRVHG, from the coding sequence ATGACCACCCGCGTGAGTGAGCATGTCCGCGTCGTCCTCGCCCCGAACCCGGGCCCCATGTCGCTCGAGGGCACCAATACTTACCTGCTCGGCGCTGACGACCGGCTCGTCGTCGTGGATCCCGGCCCCGACATGCTCGAACACGTCGACGCCGTCGCGGGCGCCGGTCGCGTCGAACTCATCCTCATCACGCACCACCATGCCGACCACACCGAAGCCAGTGCGGCGCTGCATGCCCGGACGGGTGCTCCGGTGCGCGCCGCCGATGCCGCCTTCTGCCACGGTGGCGAACCGCTGGTCGACGGCGAGATCGTCGAGGCGGGAGGGGCGGCTATCCGCGTGCTCGCGACGCCCGGTCACACCGCCGACTCGGTGAGCTTCGTCGTGGACGGCGAAGACGTCGTGCTCACGGGTGACACGGTCCTCGGTCGCGGCACAACGGTTCTCATCCACGGTGACGGGTCGCTCGCCGACTATCTCGATTCGCTCGACCGGCTCTCGGCTCTCGGATCCGTCAGGGGCCTCCCCGGGCACGGCTCCGTGCTGCCGGACCTCGCGGCCACGTGCGCCGGACTGCGCGCACATCGCCTCGAGCGGCTCGAACAGGTCCGTGCAGCGGCCGCGAAGCTCGGTTCGAGCGCGTCGGTCGCCTCCGTCACGGACGCGGTCTACGGCCACACGGATCCCGCCGTGCGTTTCGCCGCCGAGGAGTCCGTCGCGACGCAGCTCGAGTACCTTCGCGTGCACGGCTGA
- a CDS encoding isochorismatase family protein, with translation MTTLENRPNSALLVVDVQNCAIGEAHDRDAVVARIATLVDRARAAGSDVIWVQDEDEDHPRGSDAWQLVPELTRDEAEPLVAKEYGDAFEDTDLEQVLADRGVGHLFVSGAQTDECIRSTLHGAIARGYDATLVADAHTTEDATSYGAPAPELVIAHTNLYWADHTAPGREGGTVMSAEIDFAA, from the coding sequence TTGACCACGCTCGAGAATCGTCCGAACTCCGCGTTGCTCGTCGTCGATGTGCAGAACTGCGCGATCGGCGAGGCTCACGATCGCGATGCCGTCGTCGCGCGGATCGCGACGCTCGTCGACCGGGCGCGCGCCGCCGGATCCGACGTTATCTGGGTACAGGACGAAGACGAGGATCACCCGCGCGGCAGCGACGCGTGGCAGCTCGTTCCGGAGCTCACCCGCGACGAGGCCGAGCCTCTCGTGGCCAAGGAGTATGGCGATGCGTTCGAAGATACCGACCTCGAGCAGGTGCTCGCCGACCGCGGCGTGGGCCACCTGTTCGTCTCGGGCGCCCAGACCGACGAGTGCATCCGATCGACCCTGCACGGCGCCATCGCCCGCGGCTACGACGCCACGCTCGTCGCCGACGCGCACACCACCGAAGACGCCACGTCGTACGGCGCCCCGGCCCCGGAGCTCGTCATCGCCCACACGAATCTGTACTGGGCAGACCACACGGCGCCCGGCCGCGAGGGCGGCACGGTGATGAGCGCGGAGATCGACTTCGCGGCCTGA
- a CDS encoding ABC transporter substrate-binding protein, which yields MKKTHISVATVLIGGLALTGCTSPEPTGGGEEEGEAREFELVESTPSASGEIDAIDWALSEEPNSLDPDRANGGDSDAVIANVCEGLFRMQTDLSVEPWLAESVQQPDDVTFVLGIRSGVTFHSGRDMTADDVVWSLERHSRPESGESDEFSNITAIEKTGDMEVTLTLEEPDPQFEYRMAGGAGIILDSEVASAQGQDYGTAGSEDACTGPYVLDEWNVGSNLSISRYDDYWHTDGRALSESVTFTWGDETTVANMVRAGNVDGTFLAEPTLVPTIEDVEGMSIYYGASTGAEKLIPTDRGNATDPRIRKALSLAMDRQGIVTAGLQGIGEPWKSPAGPGAWGYARDTFEAAYDAIEGVPVSPEEADIEQAKELVAEAGVPDGPIVVASNGTQLRNVIANATVSAGEQIGLDVEVRMYSDAEYGELFSSPEARADVDFVSDDWYLSKPEALGLYDNLLPGESSNYLGYEGDEYVELYKKAAAIYEEDERAGVVSELQALALDEMLWIPLASAPITLVLDDALTGAPTSFVYRTYPWAAGIGAAS from the coding sequence ATGAAGAAGACTCACATTTCCGTTGCGACCGTCCTCATCGGCGGTCTGGCCCTGACCGGGTGTACGAGCCCCGAGCCGACCGGCGGGGGCGAAGAAGAAGGAGAAGCTCGCGAGTTCGAGCTGGTGGAATCGACGCCCTCGGCGTCAGGCGAAATCGACGCGATCGACTGGGCGCTGTCCGAAGAGCCGAACTCGCTCGACCCTGACAGGGCGAACGGTGGCGACTCTGATGCTGTCATCGCCAACGTCTGCGAGGGCCTGTTCCGCATGCAGACCGATCTCTCGGTCGAGCCGTGGCTCGCGGAGAGCGTGCAGCAACCCGACGACGTCACGTTCGTCCTCGGGATTCGTTCCGGCGTGACGTTCCACAGTGGTCGTGACATGACGGCCGACGACGTGGTCTGGAGCCTCGAGCGCCACTCGCGCCCAGAGAGCGGTGAGTCAGACGAGTTCAGCAACATCACCGCCATCGAGAAGACCGGCGACATGGAAGTGACGCTCACTCTCGAGGAGCCGGATCCACAGTTCGAGTATCGGATGGCCGGCGGCGCCGGCATCATCCTCGACAGCGAGGTGGCCTCAGCACAGGGCCAGGATTACGGAACGGCCGGAAGTGAAGACGCCTGTACGGGGCCGTATGTCCTCGACGAATGGAATGTGGGATCGAACCTGTCGATCAGCCGCTATGACGATTACTGGCACACCGACGGGCGCGCGCTCTCAGAGAGTGTGACGTTCACCTGGGGTGATGAGACCACGGTCGCAAACATGGTCCGTGCCGGAAACGTCGATGGCACGTTCCTCGCGGAGCCGACGCTGGTGCCGACGATCGAAGATGTGGAAGGGATGTCGATCTACTACGGCGCGAGCACGGGTGCCGAGAAGCTCATCCCGACCGACCGTGGAAACGCCACGGATCCGCGGATCCGCAAGGCGCTCTCGCTGGCGATGGATCGGCAGGGAATCGTCACCGCCGGCCTGCAGGGCATCGGTGAGCCGTGGAAGTCACCCGCGGGGCCAGGCGCGTGGGGTTACGCGCGCGACACCTTCGAAGCGGCATACGACGCAATCGAGGGCGTGCCCGTCTCGCCGGAAGAAGCGGACATCGAGCAGGCGAAGGAACTCGTCGCGGAGGCGGGAGTGCCAGACGGGCCGATCGTCGTCGCCTCCAACGGGACGCAGCTGCGTAACGTCATCGCGAACGCCACCGTGAGCGCAGGCGAGCAGATCGGGTTGGACGTCGAGGTCCGCATGTACTCGGATGCCGAATATGGTGAGCTGTTCTCGTCCCCCGAGGCGCGTGCGGACGTCGACTTCGTCTCGGACGACTGGTACCTCTCGAAGCCCGAGGCGCTTGGGCTCTATGACAACCTGCTCCCGGGGGAATCGAGCAACTATCTGGGCTACGAAGGCGATGAGTATGTCGAGCTCTACAAGAAGGCGGCCGCCATCTACGAGGAGGACGAACGTGCGGGCGTGGTCTCTGAGCTTCAAGCGCTCGCACTCGACGAGATGCTGTGGATCCCGCTCGCGTCTGCACCGATCACCCTCGTGCTCGACGACGCCCTCACCGGTGCTCCCACGTCCTTCGTGTACCGCACGTACCCATGGGCGGCCGGTATCGGAGCAGCGAGCTAA
- a CDS encoding thiamine pyrophosphate-binding protein has translation MTAEGVSFVAARHEMGATCMADAYARATGRLAVVSVHQGCGLSNALTGVGEAAKSRTRPCLPIASRNTSDALRVTPPGGSRARPVRPRDEHSDAQARRMRSVSPGASCWK, from the coding sequence ATGACGGCCGAGGGAGTGTCCTTCGTGGCTGCACGTCACGAGATGGGGGCCACGTGTATGGCCGATGCCTACGCGAGAGCCACCGGTCGTCTGGCGGTGGTGAGTGTTCATCAGGGCTGCGGACTCTCCAACGCGCTCACTGGCGTCGGGGAAGCCGCGAAGTCTCGCACCCGCCCGTGCTTGCCCATAGCTTCGCGGAACACGAGTGACGCTCTTCGAGTCACCCCGCCGGGCGGGTCAAGAGCTCGACCCGTCCGTCCGCGTGACGAACATAGTGACGCCCAAGCGCGCCGAATGAGATCTGTGTCACCCGGTGCGTCGTGCTGGAAGTGA
- a CDS encoding ABC transporter permease, with product MSRAVPVLYRVVRRVAEGLLTLLIASVLIFGAMYVAPGSLVATLLGGPESVNAESIRAITEAYHLDEPFVVQYWYWLEGVLQGSFGRSYVYGLPVTTMLATRLETTGLLLVLSYTVIIGLGITFGILSATRRGRTDRVILVGTTFGSAIPQFVVALVLIGIFGVELGWFPVSGTGTGFADRLYHMVLPTFAVASVSLAVITRVTRQSMLDAFSQDHVEAARIRGIKSGPLVRRHVFRNALGPVMTMSGLILAGMLGGSVLVETVFGLNGVGSLLVDAINNNDFPVVQAVLLLMVGTYVVVTMIMDLLYPLVDPRVARKEKA from the coding sequence ATGAGCCGAGCAGTGCCCGTGCTGTACCGGGTGGTGCGCCGCGTCGCAGAGGGTCTGCTGACGCTGCTGATCGCCTCGGTGCTCATCTTCGGCGCCATGTATGTCGCCCCGGGGAGCCTGGTCGCCACGCTCCTCGGGGGGCCCGAGAGCGTGAACGCCGAATCCATTCGCGCGATCACCGAGGCCTACCACCTCGATGAGCCGTTCGTCGTGCAGTACTGGTACTGGCTGGAAGGCGTGCTCCAGGGGTCGTTCGGCCGTTCGTACGTGTACGGTCTGCCCGTCACGACAATGCTCGCGACGCGGCTGGAGACGACGGGCCTTCTGCTCGTGCTCTCCTACACGGTGATCATCGGCCTCGGGATCACGTTCGGCATCCTCTCGGCCACACGGCGGGGGCGGACCGATCGCGTCATCCTCGTCGGAACGACCTTCGGATCCGCCATCCCCCAGTTCGTCGTGGCGCTCGTGCTCATCGGGATATTCGGCGTCGAGCTGGGATGGTTTCCGGTATCAGGCACGGGGACGGGATTCGCCGACCGTCTGTACCACATGGTCCTGCCCACGTTCGCTGTCGCATCTGTGTCACTCGCGGTGATCACACGCGTGACGCGGCAGTCGATGCTCGACGCGTTCAGCCAGGACCACGTTGAAGCCGCCCGCATCCGTGGAATCAAGAGCGGTCCTCTCGTGCGTCGGCATGTATTTCGCAACGCGCTGGGTCCCGTGATGACGATGAGCGGTCTGATCCTTGCCGGGATGCTGGGCGGGTCCGTCCTGGTCGAGACGGTGTTCGGGCTCAACGGCGTCGGATCTCTTCTCGTCGATGCGATCAACAACAACGACTTCCCGGTGGTGCAGGCGGTGTTGCTGCTGATGGTCGGAACCTACGTCGTCGTCACGATGATCATGGACCTGTTGTATCCCCTCGTCGATCCCCGAGTGGCGCGAAAGGAGAAGGCGTGA